The Naumannella cuiyingiana DNA window GCGGCCACCAGCAGCGGCGCGGTCTCACCGATCACCCGGGCGATGGCGAGCATCACGCCGGTGACCAGGCCGGCCAGCGCCGTCGGCAGGACGACCCGCAGCACCGTCCGCCACTTCGGTACGCCGAGCGCATACGACGCCTCGCGCAGCTCGTTCGGCACGAGCCGCAGCAGCTCCTCCGTGGCCCGGACCACGACCGGGATCATCAGCACCGACAGCGCCACCGAGCCCGCGATGGCGGTCTTGGTGCCCGGCTCGAGGAAGATCACGAACAGCGAGTACGCGAAGAGGCCGGCGACGATCGAGGGGATGCCGGTCATCACGTCGACGAAGAAGGTGATCGCCCGGGCCAGGTTGCCGCGCCCGTACTCGACGAGGTAGATCGCGGTGAGCAGGCCGATCGGCACCGAGATCAGGGTGGCGATCCCGGTCACCCACAGCGTGCCGACGATTGCATGCACGGCGCCGCCGCCGGCGCCGACCACGCTGCGCATCGAATAGGTGAAGAACTCCGCGTCGAAGCGCGCCAGGCCGTTGGTCAGGGTCGCGACGACCAGCGAGATCAGCGGCACCAGCGCCAGCACGAAGGCCGAGCTGACCAGCACGGTGGCCAACCGGTCCTTGGCCTTGCGGCCGCCCTCGACGACGCTGGAGGCGACCACCGTGCCGATGGCGAACAGCAGCCACGCGACGATGATCGTGCGGACCGGGCTGAGGCTGCCGGCCGCGGCCCAGATGCCGGCGGACAGGACGAGGCTGGCGATCCCGATGCCGACCAGCACGGGCCAGCGCAACTGGTTGCCGGTCAGGCTGGGCGCCTGCGAGGGGTCGGAGGAGGGGGGTGCGGTGGTGACGGCCATCAGTTGGCTCCCGAGAAGTCCTTGCGCCGGCTGACGATCCAGCGCGCGATCATGTTGACGGCCAGGGTGATCACGAACAGCACCAGGCCGCTGGCGATGAGCTGGTTGACGCCGAGCCCGTAGGACTCGGGGAAGCTCAGGGCGATGTTCGCGGCGATGGTGTTCGGGTTGGTCGGCTGCAGCAGCGCGAACGAGATCAGCAGCGCCGGCGAGAGCACCATGGCGACGGCCATCGTCTCGCCGAGCGCCCGGCCGAGACCGAGCATGGCGGCCGAGACCAGACCGGGCCGGGCATAGGGCAGCACGGCGGTACGGATCATCTCCCACCGGGTGGCCCCCAACGCCAGCGCCGCTTCCTCGTGCAGGCGTGGCGTCTGCAGGAACAGCTCGCGGCTCAGGGCGGTGACGATGGGCAGGATCATCACCGCGAGCACCACGGCGGCGGTGAAGATCGTGCGCCCGGTGCCGGACGCCGGCGGGGCGAAGAGTGGGATGAAGCCCAGGTTGTCGGCGAGCCAGGAGTAGGCCGGCTGGAGCGCGGGGGCGAGCACGCTGATCCCCCACAGGCCGAAGACCACCGACGGCACCGCGGCCAGCAGGTCGATCACGTAGCCGAGACCGGCGGCCAGCCGGCGGGGAGCGTAGTGGCTGATGAACAGCGCGATCCCGATCGACACCGGGACGGCCATCACCAGCGCCAGGAACGCCGCCCAGACGGTGCCGAAGACGAGCGGCCCGACCCAGGGCCAGAACGACCCGTAGGGCAGCTCCTCCGCCGGGGCGATCAGCGCCGGGGCGCCCTGCCAGAGCAGGAACGCCGCGACCAGCGCGAGCACGACCAGGATGATGATGCCGGACCAGGTGGCCAGGCCGCTGAAGACGGTGTCGCCCAGTCGGCTGACCGGCTTGCTGCTGGTGGGAGGTGTGACGGTGCCGGGTTCCATGGGGTCCTTCGGGGCCGGATCTGCGGCTGCGCGCGCGGCCGGTGTCACCTTGCTCATTGTTCTCCTACAAGACGGACAGTCGGTCGGGCCCGATCCACGGCCGTGCTGGGGACGGGGAGTGCATGCGGGCGCCTCGCGCACCCGGGAATGGTACGCGAGGCGCCCGCGATGCTCACTTGATGGCCTGCAGCGAGGTGGCGACAGCCTGGGAGGTCTCGTCGGACAGCGGCGCGATGCCGGCCGACTTCACCGCCTCCTGCTGACCCTCGGGCGAGGCGATGTAGGACAGGTACGCCTTGACCAGCTCGGCGGTCTTCGGGTCCTTGTACTGGTCGCACGCGATCGCGTACGAGACCAGCACGATCGGGTAGACGTCACCCTCGGCGTTCCGGTCGATCTCGATCGACTGGTCGTTCGGCGACAGGCCCGGATCCTCGACCTTCGGGGACTCGGTGACGATCGCCGAGGCGGCCTCCGGCGAGTACTCCAGGTACTTGTCGCCGACCTTCACCTTGACCACGCCGAGGTCACCGGCGCGAGACGCATCGGCGTACCCGATGGTGCCCGTGCCGTTGGTGACGGCATCGACCATGCCGGAGGTCTGCGGTGCGGCCTCGCCACCCTTGTAGGGCCACTCACCGTCCGGCTCCGCGTCCCACACCTTGGGGGCGGCGGCGTTCAGGTAGTCGGTGAAGTTCTCGGTGGTGCCCGAGTCGTCCGCGCGGTGCACCGCGGTGATCTGCAGATCGGGCAGCGTCGTGCCCGGGTTCTGGTCGGCGATCGCCTTGTCGTTCCACTTGGTGATCTCACCCTTGAAGATCTTCGCGATGGTCGGAGCGTCCAACTGCAGGCTGTCGACGCCCTCGATGTTGTAGATCAGCGCGATCGGGGAGATGTAGACCGGCAGGTTCATCGCCGAGCTGCCCTCGGCGCAACGCGAGCTGGCGAGCGCCTCCGGAGCCACCTCCTCGGGCTTCATCGCGCGGTCCGAACCGGCCCAGTCGACGCCGCCACCGGTGAACGCCTCACGACCCGCGCCCGAACCGTCCGGGGAGTAGTTGACCGTGACGTCCGGGTTGGCGGTCTGGAACTGGGCGACCCAGGCCTCCTGGGCCGACGCCATCGAGGAGGCGCCCGCGGCGGCCAGGGTGCCGGAGAGGGCGCTGCCGCCCCCCGCGTCCCCACCCGGCGTACCGCCGCCTTCGTTCGCGGCGCAGGCCGACAGCAGGAGTGCCGCCGAGGCAAGCGCGGCGGCGCCCACACGCATCTTCATAAGTGGTATCCCTTCGGATTCATGGCTCAGCCGGCGGCTGACTTCCGATTCGGACGCTAAGCGCCCGCCGTGACGCGACCGTGCGCCTTGGGTGAACCGCGGGTTAACGGCCGATACCGGAGGGATCACGCTCCGCGGGCCCGCTGGACGCGGGGTCGGCGGACAGATTCCGGGTACGCAGCTCGCCCGGGACGAGGGCCGCCTCCGGCAGCCCCGCCGCGCGCAACATGTCGGGCAGCACGGGCCGGTGGCCGCACAGCACCACCGCCCGGCCGGTGCGGGCCGCCTCCCGGGCGGCGTCGGCCACGATCCGGCGTACCTGTGCCGGATCCCGCTCCCCGCAGGGTTCGGTGAGACCGGCGGGAAGCGCGATCCGGAGCCCGTGGCGGCTGGCATAGGGGCGTACCGTCGCCACGCAGCGCTCGGCGGGCGAACTGATCACGGTGCGCACCCCGTAGGCGGCCAACACGTCCGCCAGCGTGTCGGCCTGGCGCTGCCCCGCCGGGGCCAGCGGGCGGGCCAGGTCCGTGCCGTCCCAGGCCTTGCGGGCCAGCGCCTTGCCGTGCCGCAGGACGATCAGGGCGGGGCCGGGGCCGGCCGCCAGCGCCGCGGCCAGGGTCTGCCGGTCCGAGTCGTGGGTCAGTTCGCGGGCCGCCTCCGCCGGGCTCAGCCACCACGCGCGGTCGACCTCGTCGTCGGGGGTACGCGGCCTCTGCTCGAGCAGCCTCGCCCGCCACCAGTCGACCGACTTCGGTCCGGCGGGCGTCGGATAGTGCACCGTCGGCAGTTGGGCCTCCAGTGCGACGATCGCGCCGGTCTCCTCGGCGACCTCGCGGACGGCCGCGACGGCCGGATGCTCGCCGCGCTCCAGCTTGCCCTTGGGCAGCGTGATGTCGGCATGACCGGGGCGATGGATCACCAGGACGCGGCCCGAGCTGTCGAAGACGGCGGCGCCCGCGGCCAGGATCTTCCGGCCCGATCCGGACAACCTCAGCCGTCCTTGACGCGGCGCCGCGCGACCTGCTCGATCAGGTGCTCCTGCAGGTCGAGCAGCGGTTCGCCGGCGTCGTCGTGGGTGCGTTCGGTCCACTCCTCGTCCACCAGCCGCCACGCCGCGGTGCCGTCGTCGAAGGCGAGGGTGAACAGCTCCTCGATCCGGCGCACGTGGGCGGAGTTGTTCAGCGACACGACCGTCTCCACGCGGCGGTCGAGATTGCGGTGCATCAGGTCGGCCGAGCCGATCCCGACCCGCGGGCGCCCGCCGGCGGCGAACCAGAAGATCCGGCTGTGCTCCAGGAACCGGCCGAGGACCGAACGGACCCGGATGGTCTCGCTCAGCCCGGGCACGCCGGGGCGGATCGTGCAGATGCCGCGTACCCACAGATCAACGGGTACGCCGGCCTGCGACGCGCGGTAGAGCGCATCGGTGATCGCCTCGTCGACCAGGGAGTTCACCTTGAACCGGATGCCCGCGGGCAGCCCCGCGCGATGGTTGGCGATCTCGTCCTCGATCTGGGCGAGCAGCCCCTGCCGGATGCCGTGCGGGGCGACCAGCAGCCGGCGGTAGTTGACCTCCTGGGTCATCCCCGACAGGTGGTTGAACAGCCGCGCCACGTCCTCGGTGATGATCGGATTCGCGGTGAGCAGGCCCATGTCCTCATACATCCGCGCGGTCTTGGGGTTGTAGTTGCCGGTGCCGATGTGGGCGTAGCGCCGCAGCCCCTCCGGCTCCTCGCGTACCACCATCGACAGCTTGCAGTGCGTCTTCAGGCCCATCAGGCCATAGATCACGTGGCAGCCGGCCTGTTCCAACTTGCGGGCCCACGCGATGTTGGCCTGCTCGTCGAAGCGGGCCTTGATCTCGACCACCGCGAGCACCTGCTTGCCGGCCTGGGCCGCCTCGATCAGCGCGTCCACGATCGGGGAGTCGCCGGAGGTGCGGTAGAGGGTCTGCTTGATCGCCAGCACGTGCGGGTCGGCGGCGGCCTGTTCGATGAACCGCTGCACGCTGGTCGCGAAGCTGTCGTAGGGGTGGTGCAGCAGCACGTCGCGGCGCTTCAGCGCGCTGAACAGATCGGCCGGCTGGGCGGTCTCGACCTCGGCCAGGTCCGGGTGGGTGGAGGGCAGGAAGGCCGGGTACTTGAGCTCCTCGCGATCCAACCCGCCGAGCCCGAACAGCCCGGTCAGATCGAGCGGCCCCGGCACCGAGAAGACCTCCTCGGGGGAGATGTCGAGCTCGCCCATCAGCAGCTCGAGCATCTTCGGGTCCATGTCGTCCTCGACCTCCAGCCGCACGGGCGGCCGGCCGATCTTGCGCCGCAGCAGCTCCTTCTCCAGCGCGAAGAGCAGGTTCTCGGCGTCGTCCTCCTCCACCTCGAGATCCTCGTTGCGGGTCACCCGGAACATGTGGTGCTGCAGCACCTGCATCCCGGAGAAGAGCTGGTCCAGGTGCCGGGCGATGACGTCCTCCAGCGGGACGAACCGGCCGTCGCCGAGGGCCACCAGCCGCGGCAGGATGTTCGGCACCTTGACCCGGGCGAACTGGCGCGCGCCCGTGGTCGGGTGCTTGAGCAGCACGGCCAGGTTGAGCGACAGCCCCGAGATGTAGGGGAAGGGATGCGACGGGTCGACCGCGAGCGGGGTCAGGACGGGGAAGATCCGCTCGGCGAACAGGGTCCGCATCCGGTCCTTCTCCGGTGCCCGGAGCTGGTCCCAGCGCAGGATCTCGATGCCGTGGCCGGCGAGCTCCGGGCGTACCTGCTCGACGAAGACCCGCGACTGCTCGCCGACCAGCTCGCGGGTGCGTTCGAGGATCGCTCGGTGCAGGTCGCGGGGGAGTACGCCGGACACGCCCGGCACCGCGACCCCGGCGGCCATCCGGCGCTTCAGGCCGGCCACCCGGACCATGAAGAACTCGTCCAGATTGGCCGAGAAGATCGCCAGGAACTTCGCGCGCTCCAGCAGCGGGATCCGCGCGCGGTCACGGGCCAGGTCGAGCACCCGGTTGTTGAACGCCAGCCAGGACAGTTCCCGATCGGCGAAACGATCATCGGGCAGGAAGGTGCCCGCTTCCGACTCTTCGGTGCGCGGCTCCAGACCGGCTGCCACCTCGACTCCCTTCAACTGTGTCGACATTTCCGGGGCGTCTCTGCCTGCCGATGGTGTCGTGATCAAAGGTAGCCGACCGCGCGCGGCCGGGCCCGGTCCGATCAGGGCGCGGATGGCTCCGGTGCCGCGAGAACCACATCGCGGTGGGCGACCACGAAACCCGCCCGGCGATAAATGTCGACAACGCGCGGTTGATCATTCTCCACATAGAGGATGACGCGCCGCAGGCCGA harbors:
- the pstA gene encoding phosphate ABC transporter permease PstA gives rise to the protein MAVTTAPPSSDPSQAPSLTGNQLRWPVLVGIGIASLVLSAGIWAAAGSLSPVRTIIVAWLLFAIGTVVASSVVEGGRKAKDRLATVLVSSAFVLALVPLISLVVATLTNGLARFDAEFFTYSMRSVVGAGGGAVHAIVGTLWVTGIATLISVPIGLLTAIYLVEYGRGNLARAITFFVDVMTGIPSIVAGLFAYSLFVIFLEPGTKTAIAGSVALSVLMIPVVVRATEELLRLVPNELREASYALGVPKWRTVLRVVLPTALAGLVTGVMLAIARVIGETAPLLVAAGFTQSLNNDPLDGPMMTLPVFVYRSYVDQGSDAAAYLERAWTGALTLILIVMLLNLAGRAIAARFAPKGR
- a CDS encoding RNA degradosome polyphosphate kinase gives rise to the protein MEPRTEESEAGTFLPDDRFADRELSWLAFNNRVLDLARDRARIPLLERAKFLAIFSANLDEFFMVRVAGLKRRMAAGVAVPGVSGVLPRDLHRAILERTRELVGEQSRVFVEQVRPELAGHGIEILRWDQLRAPEKDRMRTLFAERIFPVLTPLAVDPSHPFPYISGLSLNLAVLLKHPTTGARQFARVKVPNILPRLVALGDGRFVPLEDVIARHLDQLFSGMQVLQHHMFRVTRNEDLEVEEDDAENLLFALEKELLRRKIGRPPVRLEVEDDMDPKMLELLMGELDISPEEVFSVPGPLDLTGLFGLGGLDREELKYPAFLPSTHPDLAEVETAQPADLFSALKRRDVLLHHPYDSFATSVQRFIEQAAADPHVLAIKQTLYRTSGDSPIVDALIEAAQAGKQVLAVVEIKARFDEQANIAWARKLEQAGCHVIYGLMGLKTHCKLSMVVREEPEGLRRYAHIGTGNYNPKTARMYEDMGLLTANPIITEDVARLFNHLSGMTQEVNYRRLLVAPHGIRQGLLAQIEDEIANHRAGLPAGIRFKVNSLVDEAITDALYRASQAGVPVDLWVRGICTIRPGVPGLSETIRVRSVLGRFLEHSRIFWFAAGGRPRVGIGSADLMHRNLDRRVETVVSLNNSAHVRRIEELFTLAFDDGTAAWRLVDEEWTERTHDDAGEPLLDLQEHLIEQVARRRVKDG
- the pstC gene encoding phosphate ABC transporter permease subunit PstC, which encodes MSKVTPAARAAADPAPKDPMEPGTVTPPTSSKPVSRLGDTVFSGLATWSGIIILVVLALVAAFLLWQGAPALIAPAEELPYGSFWPWVGPLVFGTVWAAFLALVMAVPVSIGIALFISHYAPRRLAAGLGYVIDLLAAVPSVVFGLWGISVLAPALQPAYSWLADNLGFIPLFAPPASGTGRTIFTAAVVLAVMILPIVTALSRELFLQTPRLHEEAALALGATRWEMIRTAVLPYARPGLVSAAMLGLGRALGETMAVAMVLSPALLISFALLQPTNPNTIAANIALSFPESYGLGVNQLIASGLVLFVITLAVNMIARWIVSRRKDFSGAN
- a CDS encoding NUDIX hydrolase, with protein sequence MSGSGRKILAAGAAVFDSSGRVLVIHRPGHADITLPKGKLERGEHPAVAAVREVAEETGAIVALEAQLPTVHYPTPAGPKSVDWWRARLLEQRPRTPDDEVDRAWWLSPAEAARELTHDSDRQTLAAALAAGPGPALIVLRHGKALARKAWDGTDLARPLAPAGQRQADTLADVLAAYGVRTVISSPAERCVATVRPYASRHGLRIALPAGLTEPCGERDPAQVRRIVADAAREAARTGRAVVLCGHRPVLPDMLRAAGLPEAALVPGELRTRNLSADPASSGPAERDPSGIGR
- the pstS gene encoding phosphate ABC transporter substrate-binding protein PstS, yielding MKMRVGAAALASAALLLSACAANEGGGTPGGDAGGGSALSGTLAAAGASSMASAQEAWVAQFQTANPDVTVNYSPDGSGAGREAFTGGGVDWAGSDRAMKPEEVAPEALASSRCAEGSSAMNLPVYISPIALIYNIEGVDSLQLDAPTIAKIFKGEITKWNDKAIADQNPGTTLPDLQITAVHRADDSGTTENFTDYLNAAAPKVWDAEPDGEWPYKGGEAAPQTSGMVDAVTNGTGTIGYADASRAGDLGVVKVKVGDKYLEYSPEAASAIVTESPKVEDPGLSPNDQSIEIDRNAEGDVYPIVLVSYAIACDQYKDPKTAELVKAYLSYIASPEGQQEAVKSAGIAPLSDETSQAVATSLQAIK